Genomic window (Granulicella arctica):
TTGAGGGGGGTCTTCTTGACAGTGCCGTTGCGGGTGGCGAAGAGGATGTTCATGCCGGCTTCGGAGAGGTCGCGGACGGGGAGGATGGTGACGACCTTCTCGCCGGGCTGGAGGTCGATGAGCGAGGCCATCGCCTTGCCCTTGCCGACGGTACCGGAGTCAGGAATCTCGTAGACCTTGAGCCAGTAGACGCGGCCGGTGTTGGTGAAGCAGAGCAGGAAGGCGTGGGTGGAGTTGACGATAAGCTGGGCGACGAAGTCCTCGTCGCGGGTCTTCATGCCGATGCGCCCGGTGCCGCCGCGACGCTGCTGGCGGTAGGTGGAGATAGGCGTTCGCTTGAGATAACCGGTGTTCGAGACGGTGACGGCGACCTGCTCATCCATGATGAGATCTTCGAGACCGAGCTCGGCGGTCTCATCGAGGATGATGGTGCGGCGGGCGTCGCCGTACTTGTCGCGAATCTCGGTAAGCTCCTTGACGATGACGGCGCGGAGCTTCTCGGGCGAGGCCAGGATGGACTCGAACTCGGCAATGTTGTCGCGGACGGCGCGAAGCTCGTTGAGGAGCTCGTCGATGGAGAGCTGCGTAAGGCGATAGAGCTGCAACTCGAGGATGGCATCAATCTGCCGGTAGCTGAGGATCAGGGTGCCGGTGGTCGAGAAGGTAAGGTCGACGTTGTAGCGAGCGGGGTCGAGCGTAACTCCGGCGAGCTCGGTGCCGCGGAGATTGATGGTCTTGCCGGAGAAGTAGGAGTAGAGGCGCTCGCGAGCTTCGGGGCGGGAACCAGACTGGCGGATGATCTTGATGACGTTATCGAGATGATCGAGCGCGATCTGGTAGCCGAGCAGGATATGCTCGCGGTCGCGGGCCTTCGCGAGGAGGAAAGCAGTGCGGCGGCGGACGACTTCGACGCGGTGGTCGAGGAAGGCGCGGATGGCCTTGTCGAGCGGAAGTTCCTTCGGCTGGCCGTTGTGGACAGCCAGGAAGATCATCGAGAAAGACTCCTGCATCTGGGTGTGCTTGTGGAGCTGGTTGAGGACGATCTGGTGCTCGGCTCCGCGCTTGAGGCCGATGACGATACGCATGCCGTCGCGGTCGGATTCGTCGCGAAACTCGTCGCGGGCAATGTCAGTGATAATGCCCTCGTTGACAAGCTCGGCGATGCGCTCGATCAGCTTGGACTTGTTGACCTGGTACGGAATCTCGGTGACGATGATCGCCTGGCGGCCGCCGGATATGTTCTCAATCGCACACTTGGCGCGCATCATAAAGCGGCCACGGCCAGTCGCGTAGGCGGTGGGAATATTGGTGCGTCCGAAGAGGAAGCCGCCAGTGGGGAAGTCGGGGCCGAGGACATGCTCGAGGACGAGGGCGAGGTCCGAGCGGTGGTCCTGCGGGGACTTCGAGATGAGCGAGATCGCGGCGTTGATGACCTCGGTGAGGTTATGCGGCGGGATGTTGGTCGCCATGCCGACGGCAATGCCTGAAGACCCGTTGACGATGAGGTTCGGGATGCGCGCGGGCAGGACGGTGGGCTCGAGGGTCGACTCGTCGTAGTTGGGGGTGAAGTCTACGGTGTCGGAGTCAATATCCGAGAGCATCTCGCCGGCGATGCGGGTGAGGCGGGACTCGGTGTAGCGCATGGCGGCAGGTGGGTCACCGTCGACTGAGCCGAAGTTTCCCTGGCCGTCGACCATGGGGTAGCGCAGGCTGAAGGGCTGGGCGAGGCGGACCATGGTGTCGTAGATCGCGGAGTCGCCGTGGGGATGGTAGTTGCCCATGACGTGGCCGACCACCTTGGCCGACTTCGTGTACTTCTTGTTGAACTGGAGGCCCATCTCCTGCATGCCGTAGAGAATGCGGCGATGAACAGGCTTAAGACCGTCGCGTACGTCGGGAAGTGCACGCCCGATGATGACGGACATGGAGTAGTCGAGGTACGACCGGCGCATCTCGTCCTCTATATTAATAGAGAGCATGATGGCGGCGCCGCGGCCTTGGACGGTGTTTGGTCCATCAGGCGGCGAGCCGGCGGGCGGCGGTGTGTTGGAGTTTGCGTCCTGCGGAGAAGGTACGTCGGGCGGGCCTAGCGGGAGTTCTGGATTCTGATCGTCAGCCATGGTTTATCTCTCTATTATAGAGGGTTTTGCAGGGCAGAGACAGGGTTGATGCCCCTTCGTGCGGAGTATCTCGGGACATCCCTAGGGTGTTCCGGGTGTCAGCCTAAAGGATCATTCGCTTGCACAAAAAGCTTACTTGCCTTCATAGAAAAATCAATGCTATCTATGAAAATTCATTAGCAGGTAACATTTGCAGCCGCGGGTAAGTGCAGGCTGTCAGAACCGGTCTCCAGCCCTCAATCCTGACTATTTGATCGTTTATTGTGATGCGCAAATAATTTTACGCAACTTCACAATATTTGACGGGTTTTAGGCAACCTTTCAGAGAGTGGGGCAAATCGCGGCCGAAGACCGTCTCATAAGTTGTTACTTTAGTTTAATTCTTCGCTGTGATTAATCCCCTGTAAACCTTTTATTATCTTGTTCTTAGACGATATATCCTGAGCAGGCGTCATTGGGTGATCAGATTGCAGTGACATCTGCATGACTAGGACATTTTGGCATTCCACGCTTCTTACGCTCGGACTTTTATCGAGTTTGATGTCCTCCTCATCAAATTTGTCCCCAACTCTCCAGGCGCAAGAGACGACCGGAGCGATTGTCGGAGCAATCAAGGATGCCAGCGGCGCTGTAATCCCTCATGCGCATGTGCATGTTGATACGGCCTCTTTGCCGGGCGGGAAAACCACAGACACAGACGCGAAAGGCAACTATCATTTTGCCAATCTGCCGCCGGGATCTTATGTGATCACGGTAAGTTCAAAAGGCTTCTCGGAGTTGAGGCGCGAGGGTTTGATGCTTGAGGTGGGTCACTCGCCGAGCGTCGACCTGACGCTGACGGTCGGATCTGAGAGCACCGTTGTTGAGGTGAGCGCCGAGTCGCCGGCGATCGATGTGACGACTGTGACGACGCTGACCAACGTGACGCAGGATGTGATCAACTATGTGCCGCGCGGCCGGTCGTATCAATCCGTGATCCAGTTTGCGCCTTCGGCCCGTAATGAGCCGCTGATGGGCAATACGACTACGAACGGAAGCGGCAGTGTATCGCCGGGCAACGGGAGCAATGGCAATTCCTACGGCTACTCGGTTGCGGGCGGATCGGATTCGGAGAACTCATACCTCGTCGAGGGCCAGGAAACGGCTAACCTGATTGGCGGCTACTCGCACACCAATGTGCCGTTTGACTTCATCCAGGAGGTTCAGGTTAAGAGCTCCGGCATCGAGGCGGAGCATGGCGGAGCACTCGGCGGCGTGGTGAATGTGATTATGCAGAAGGGTAGTCCGAAGTTTCACGGATCGGCCTTCATCCAATTTGAGAACCAGTCGCTCGACGCTGGCCCAAGTCCGTTCTCGCACTACGATGCGACCAGCGCCCCGACGGCGACAAACTGGCAGGGTGCAGCCGGTTACAGTGGACTCGCGGACGCAGCCTATCAGAGCTATCAGCCGATTAAGCCCAATCACAGCGATGTCTTTCCGGGCTTCACGCTGGGTGGTCCACTGGCGATGTTGCTTGCAAGGGCCCTGCCGCTTTCACCCAAATGGAACGATAAACTTTTCTTCTTCGTTGGCTTCAACCCGGAGCTGGCACGCTACTCCGAGCGCCTGAACTTTGGCTCTGCCAATGGCGGCGTTATCCCATTCAGCCAGAATACGAACACGTACTACACAACAGCGCGCATCGATGCGAGGGTGACAGAGCGGGTTCGTGTCTTTGCATCCTGGCTCTACCAGTTGCAGCGTGCAAATGGCGAGAACCTGCCACAGGCTGACTCCAAAAATGGTGCGTTGAATCCTGTGACCGGCTGCTTCGGTGCTGCAGCCACGCCATGCACGGGTTCATTCACCGATCCGTCTGTCTACGCTCACACCCTCGGCTACGACGCTCCGAATACGACGTTCAACACCGGCGCTGATATTACGGTGACTCACAATATCGTAGCGACGACACGATTTGGCTACTATTTCGAGAACTATCACGACTTTGGCTATCCTCAGGGAGGGGTGCTGTACCAGTTCCAGAACAACGGCGTTGGTGCAACTGATGCCAGCGGAACGAATCCACTGCCAGCATCACTTTCCCAGGGTCCGGGCTCCGTAAACGCAGCTCTCGACGCCAACTTCACGGGGTATAACTCCAACAAGGCGATCCAGTTTGATCAGGATGCTGCCTGGTACAAAAGCACGAAATTTGGAACACACAACTTCAAATTCGGATATCAGCTGGTTCGCAATTCGAACTATATCTTCCAGGGTTACAACGAGCCATATGTCCAGGTGAACGTTGGCCAGAGCGCGTCATATGTGCCCGGAAGTCCAACAGGTAAGGCGAACTGCGCTGCTCTGCAAGCGACAACGCAGGCCGCCAACCCGGGTACACCGCCGGCAAACATCGGCTGCGAAGGACAGTATGGCTATGTGACCGTCTACGACTTCGGCACAGGCGGGAAAGCGACCAGCTACGATCATGGTCTCTTTGCGCAGGACTCCTGGACGGTTGGGCATGGAGTGACGCTGGATGTGGGCGTTCGTCTGGATAAGGAGTTTCTACCGGGAGAAGGTCAGGGTGCTGGAGCACCGCCGAAGCCAATCGACTTCAGCTGGGGTGACAAAGTTGCTCCTCGTCTTGGCGCTGCGTGGGATGTTTTCCGGGATGGACGGATGAAGGTGTTTGGTAGCTATGGTGTGTTCTACGACACCATGAAGCTGAACCTGGCGATCAGCTCATTTGGCGGGCAGTACTGGCAAAATTGTGTGTACGGCTTGAACACGTCGAGCCTCACTTCGATCGTTCCTGCCTATGACAGCAATCATCGCTATTGCAGTGGACCAGATGCAACGAACCAGGCAAACTTTACGGGTGGAACGACGCCGGCCGGTTTGACCTTTATCGAAAACCTCAACAATCGCGCCTTTCCGACGACCTGCGCTACGTGCAGTTCGAGCCAGGAAGGTGTTGCTCCCGGGCTCAAGCCGTATCGCCAGCATGAGGCTGTGGCCGGTGTGGACTATCAGCTTGCCCGGAATGTGGCGTTCGAGGCTCGATACGATCGGCGGAGGCTGGATCATGTGATTGAGGACTCGGCGATCGTCAACCCAGAAGTGGGAGAAACCTTTGTCGTGGTCAATCCGGGGCAGGGCGTCAATGCTACTTTTTCAGGATTTTGTAACTTCATCTATGGAACAGGGAGTGCTGGTTGCGTTTCCTCAAACGGCCAGACACCTCCGGATACGACTATTCCTGCGGCCCGCAGCTATGACGGCCTCGAGTTCCGTCTGAACAAGGCGCTGAGCAGCCACTGGTCTGGCCTGTTCTCCTACACGTATAGCCACTTTCGGGGTAACTATACGGGTTTGACCAGTTCAGATATTGCGGATGGAGGCTCGGGCGGACGCAACGCTCCGAACAACAGCCGCGCATTCGACGAGCCATACTTCTCCTATAACGCGCTCGGTGGCTCATCGAGCGGGCTGCTGCCGACGGATCGTCCGAATACGCTGAAGGGCTATGCGTACTATCAGCTTGGCTATTTGAAGCGGTTCACGACGGATCTTGGTGTATTCCAGACCGCCTATCAGGGTTCGCCAAACACGTCGTACGCGAATGTGGGACAGAGTTTCAATGCATTTCCAGTGGACATCTTCAACCGCGGTGTCTGGGCTGATTTCTCGCAGAATCCAACGACAGGTGCGATTACGGTCGGAACTCCGCATACGTATCGCAATCCCTGGTATGTTCAGTCCGACCTGAACGTGACCGAATCGTACAAGCTAACCGAAGATAGGGCGGTGAGCTTCACGGCCACGTTCTCGAACGTCCTCAATCAGCATGTCGTCACCTCGGTCAATGAGCAGGTTGATTCCAGTTATTTTGGCAATCAGTTTATTACCCCGGGCGGATTTACCTACTCGGCTGGACCTGCGTTCTACGCCGCGGCAGAACGAGCCTACAACGTGAGTACTGGACTGAACAGCAACAATGATCTGGGTGGGCCTGAGACGATCAACAGTCAGTATGGCAAGCCTCTCTCATACCAACTGCCACGAACGATTCGGCTCCAGGCGAGATTTAACTTCTAGACTGAATAGACTGAATTTGGCGCTCGTATGTAGGCGGAGAGCTTAGCTCTCCGCCTATGCTTTTTGGGATGTGACGGATCAACCCGGTAAGGCACCTGGAAACACTTTTTGCGTGAAGGATATGCTGCCTTTTATAGGAAAAACACTCACATTATGAAGCAACATGAGTGCAATGAGCTACTTAGCCTATATATGATTTTGCGGAAATCAATTCCTAAATCTATATGGACAAGCCAGACTTCTACGCGAAGGTTGTATTGACTAAATTGCAAATGGTTGTATCTGAAGCACTAACGTGACCATGAACCCGTACGTTCACAATGGCCCGTGAGATGCACTACTCTCCCGCAGTCAACCTCAATGTCTGTCTGTTTATTGAAGCAAAGCATGCGTGGGGATTGATGACCATTTTAGGGAGAACAGCCGGATGAAGAAGTTACTAGGACTTGGCTTGCTTGCAGTTGCATCTGCGGCGGTCAGCTATGGGCAGGCGATATCTGTAAACGGCGGATCGATCGCCGGTACGATCACCGATTCGAGCGGAGCAGTGCTTCCTAACGCGAACATCACTGTCACGGGCACAGATACAGGTTTCAAGAAGGACCTGACCAGCGACTCGGCAGGCTTCTACAGTGTAGGACCCCTAAATCCGGGCAACTACACGGTAACGATTGTTGGAGCAGGCTTTCAGACACTGTCCACAAAGACAGTCGTTCGGACCGGTACAGTCACGAGCGGTAACTTCAAGCTGACCGTAGGTCAGTCCTCCGAGACGATCGAAGTGAACGCGGGCCAGGTTTCGGTAAACACTGAGCAGGCTGGTGTCAGTGACGTCATCACCAATCAGCAAATTCAGTCCTTACCAATCAACGGGCGCAACTTTCTAGATGTGGCTCAGATTGAGCCGGGCGTCATTCTGCAGTCTGGTCAGAGCTTCGATCCAACCAAGGCAGGATATTCAGCGATTTCGGTCTCGGGTGTCTCGGGCCGTACGACCCGCATTCTTCTCGATGGTCAGGACATTACTGATGAGACGGTCGGGACGACTATTTTCAACGTGTCGCAGGGCTCGATCAATGAGTTTCAGTTGAATCGCTCCACTCAGGACGTATCGGGCGATGTAACGTCGACAGGCCAGGTGCTTGTATCGACGACTTCGGGTACGAACAAATTTCACGGTCAGGGTTTTTATAATTTTCAGGATAACCGTGCCGGCTTCGCGACTGTAGAAGGCGTGGATGCGCCATTTCAGCGCAACCAGTTCGGCGGAAGCGTTGGCGGCCCGATCCTGCGAGACAAGCTGTTCTTCTTCGGCAACATCGAGCGAATTAAGCAGGACCAATCTGCTTCTGCGCCAATCGGCTCCATCTTCCCCCAGTATCAGGGGCTGACGGTACCTTCACCCTATCGCGAGACCTATTCGGTCGTCCGGTTGGACTACAACGGTCCGCTGGGTGGCCACTATTTCGTGCGCGGCAACTATAACGTCAACTCGGTCTCCGGTAACTTTGGCGATGGCTTTGAGACCTATGCAAATCGCGATAACACGCCGGGCATCTCAGGTGGCGGCGATTTCTCGACGGGTAAGTTCACTCACTCCTTCCGCGTCAGCTACGAAAAGTTCCACAACCTCATTGCCGACACGTCCGGCAGTGCAGTCACGACCATCAATCCTCTACCGGGAATTACGTTCCAAAACGTTGCAGCTAATCTCTTCACTGGTCCGAACGATAATGCGCCGCAGGGCACGTTTCAATCGGACAAGCAGGTCCGCTATGACGGCACCTGGACCAAGGGTGCGCACAACGTTCGCTATGGTTACAGTTTGAATCGTATTCAGGGCGGCGGTTTCGCTGCATTCTTCGGGCTCGGCGCACGTGTTCGCGAGACAGCTTCGACCATTCTTCCTGGTCACAGCGGAAGCGATCCGCTGAACGATTATTTCGCAAGCTCGATCGTCCTCGGCAACGGGCTCGGCTTCTTTACTGAGCGTCCTGGCTTCGGTCTGCAGGGCGGCGGCGTCGCAGACTGGCGCGAAGGCGCCTACGTCTCTGATTCCTGGCGGATCAAGCCAAGCTTTACCTTCACGGCCGGCCTCCGGTGGAGTGTCGATACGGATCGCGCCAACCAGGATCTTGCAACTCCTCTCTGCTCCGATGTCGATCCAAGTCTTGGGTTCACCGGCTGCTCTGGCGCAACGCCTCTCTTCTCGCAGTTCAGGTCAGATCTAGGCGCAAAGGTCCACCAGCCTTACGCAAATTTTGCTCCGCAAATCGGATTTGCATATGCTCCGGGTAACGCCAAGACGGTGCTTCGTGGTGCTGCGGGTATCTTCTTCGAAGGCGACGTCTTCAACAACACGACGAACGCTCGCGGCAGCCTGTTGAAGTCCGGACCATTTTTCAATGACGTCTCGGTCTGCGGAAGTGGTGTTCTGGATCAACCAGATGGAACGATTGTCTCCAGCGTCACGGTTGGTGGAGTTTCCCAGACCATCGCACAGATCTGCTCTTCGTCGATCGCTTCAGCCGCTCCTTACATCAAGGCTTTGAACACTCTCTACCAAACCAACTCGGCGGCAAACTCCAATGCGGTCAACGGTGGTTATGTCGGGCAAAACCTGACTGTCAACGGCGTTTATGGTGCTCCCTACAAGACGCCGTACTCTGAGCAGTTCAATTTCGGTATTGAGCGCGAGATCTTCAGGGGTGCAACGCTCAAAGCTGACTATGTTCATAACGCTACGCTGAAGATTGGGCAGACACAGGATGTGAACCATGTTGGAGCGGCGCGCTTCCTGAACACGACTGCCGCTCAGGCAGCTATTACGAAGACGCTCGCTGCCTGCGGCGCAACCTCGATTACCGGAGCTCTTGCCGCTTGCCAGACGCACCCCGGCGGCGCGGGTGCCGCAAACGGACCAGTTACCATCGAAGACTTCGCTGCCAACGGTCTTGACTCGGGCGTAACGTACCTTGGAGGCTTTCCTTCCTCGTTTGGCCTGGGTGTAGGTCCGAATCAGGGTGCTGCTTTCGCGGGTCAGAATGCCAACCTCGGAACCGGGGCCTTCATTCTCCCGATCGGACGCTCCGGCTATGATGCTCTGCAGATGGTGTATCACCAGGTGAAGGAGCATCCGCTTCCTGGCATTGTGAGCAGCAACCTGCAGGTTTCATATAGCCTTTCGCGCATCGTTACGACGAATGGCCTTGGAACCTCGGATGGACTGTTCAACAATGCTTCGTACGATAACGACAACCCAACTGGAACCATCGGTCGCGCGTCGCTCGATCACAAACACGAGGTGTCCTTCGGTGGTTCTGCGAAGCTGAAGTATGGCCCGCAGGTCGGTATGATCGGTCACTTCTACTCGGCCAGCCCGACCTCGCTGACTCTGGACGCTGGATTGATTCATGGCAATATCTTCCAGTCGGATCTGACAGGTGATGGAACCACGGGCGATCTCGCTCCCGGCACAGTGCAGGGTGACTACATGCACCGCGTCAAGCCCGGCACCCTTAATAGCTACATCAGCAACTTCAACAACACCAAGGCTGGATCGTTGACTCCTGCCGGTCAGGCCCTTGTGACTGCCGGTCTGTTTACGCAACAGCAGCTAGTACTAGCCGGTGGTGCTGTGCAGCCAATCGCCAGTGTTCCTTCCGCTCGTGCTCTCTCGAATCCGATGACGCGCCTGTTGGACGTCAACGTCTCCTACCCAATTCAGCTTGCACGGTATCGGGAAGGTCTCTCGCTTGAGCCAGCGGTTGCAGTTTACAACGTTGGCAACTTCTCGAATTTCGGTGGAACAAGCCTTGCATCAGGTGTCCTGCTGAACCAGTCAGATGCTGGTGGTCCGGTGAATACCTCGACCGGCTACCTCAACGGACCGAACACCTATGATGCGCAAAACCAGTTCCGTACGATTCGCGGAACGGGTACGTTCAATCAAGGTGCACCGCGCACGATCGAGTACCAACTCAAGCTGAACTTCTAACCCTCTGGCAACAGAGTCTTGAGCGGCGGAGAGCTTCGGCTCTCCGCCGTTTTGCGTTGGTGTGACAGCCTGGCGGACTTGGATGCAGTACGAGGGATCGTGTAGCCCGCATGTGAGGATCAATCAGCCATAGGTATAGCGGACCGTTGTCCCCGATGTTCATGGGTTGTAGGACGGACGCAGTCGACGCACTGCGGAGAGCGTCTGGAATGCTCCCTGGCAACCGCGTTGGAAAGATGTTTATTGATTAACATTTCAAGGCTGGTAAATCTCGGACCGATGTGGTCTTATATCTTTATAAGACTGACTTGGTCCGAGATCAATTTTCGCTTCCTGTGAGCTCCGGGAAGCTCTCGGCAAAAGAGCGGCTTCAGGAGATTTCAACAGTGAAGAAGACAAAGTTGCGCACAATTGCGGAGGGTAACAAGAAGGCTGTTGCTGGCGGGAGCCGTGGTGGCTTTACTGGATCGCGTGGCTGGCTGGCCGCTGGAACACTGGTTGCGGCTGCAATTGGAAGCAGCACCCCGGCAATGGCTTTTGTGACCAAGGATGGTGGCAAGACCGGGCAGGCGTTAAGCCCAGAGGCGAACCTGCCGGTGAAGCGGTTCAGCATTGCCGCTGGAACTCTCGAGGACGGACTGCATGCCTTCCAGGTGGCATCAGGTCTGACGATCAAGCAGTCATTGCCAGCAGGGACGATGGCAGGCTTCCAGACGCAGGGTGTGACTGGCCTGATGCCGTCGGGCGAGGCGTTAACGAAGCTGTTGGAGGGGACAGGGCTTTCGTTCCGGCTGGACGGTACGAGCACCCTAGTGGTTGGGCTACGCGCGTCGGCGGATGTGTCCGTGACGGCGCAGACCACTATGCCGCTATCGCAGTTCACGGAAGCGCTGACGGATACGCCGCAATCAATCACGGTAGTTCCCCAGTACATCATGAAGGAGCAGGGTATCTCCACGCTGCGGGACACGCTGCGCAACGTTCCCGGCATAAGTCTGGCGGCCGGTGAGGGTGGAGCGCAGGGCGATAGTCTGACGATCCGCGGCTTTACGGCGCGCAACGACATCTTCATGGACGGTATCCGCGACTTCGGTAGCTACTACCGCGATTCCTTCAACTATGAGCAGGTTGAGGTGCTCGAAGGACCGGCCGGCATCGAGTTCGGACGTGGATCGACAGGCGGCGTCATCAACCAGGAGAGCAAGCGACCGACGGACAGCAAGTTTGTAACGGGAACGCTGCAGCTTGGAACGGATCTGACGCGGCGTATCACGGTCGACGTAAACCGTCCGCTGGGCCATCTGCCGAATGGTGGCGGCGTCGCCTTCCGCATGAACGTGATGGGTGACGAGGCGAATATCGCCGGGCGCGACGTGGTCGAGAATAAGCGCTTCGGCGTCGCGCCATCGCTAGCCTTTGGCCTGGGCACGACGACGCGGGCGACCGTGTCGTGGGTTCACCTTGGCGAGAACGATATTCCGGACTACGGTATTCCGTGGTTGCTGAATAAGCCTGCGGCGTCGAAGCGATCGGCCTACTACGGCTTCCGTCACTCCAACTTCCTCAACACCCATGACGACATTCTGACTGCGAAGATTGAGCACGATCTGGATGAGCATGTGAGTCTGCGTAGCGTGACGCGCTTTGCAAACTATCCGCGCAATACACAGATCACGGAGCCGCAGGTCTGCTCGAACGGCGCTATCTCAACGGCACCAGCCACATACGGGCAGATCCTGGCGCCAACAAACATTTTCAATTCGGCACTCCTCTGCTCATACAACAATGCGGCGAACCCAACGGCAACGGATCCGGCGACGATCATGGTCAATCGCAACCAGATTACGGTGAAGAGCGTCGAGAGCGATCTATGGCAGCAGGACTCCGCGATCCTGCACTTCAACATTGGACACGTCGCACAGTCGATGGTGCTGGGGATTGAGGGCGGCCGTGAGATGTCTAACCCGACACGCTTTACCTTCACTGGGGTTCCGCCTGCTACGCTGCTGAATCCGAATGAGGACCTGGTCTTCTCAGGCACGAAGGCACTGAATACCATCACGCATGTGGCTGCTGACTCGGGTGGCGTCTACTTCGTCGACACGATGCACCTGGGACGGTACATCGATGTGACAGGCGGAATTCGATACGACTACTTCTACACGCAGCAGCGGCAGTATACGGCGAGCACGACGCAGAATGTCTTTGCGTCACGCACGGATAAGAAGCCATCATATCGAGCAGCGTTCGTGGTGAAGCCGACCCAGCATGGCAGCGTGTACTTCGACTATGGAACGAGCTTCAATCCCTCGGCTGAGTCGCTGTCGTTATCAGCTTCAACGTCAGTGCTGCCACCTGAAGAGAACGAGACGTACGAGGTCGGAACGAAGTGGGACTTCCTGCAGGAGCACTTGACTGTGGCAGGCGC
Coding sequences:
- a CDS encoding TonB-dependent receptor, with the protein product MKKTKLRTIAEGNKKAVAGGSRGGFTGSRGWLAAGTLVAAAIGSSTPAMAFVTKDGGKTGQALSPEANLPVKRFSIAAGTLEDGLHAFQVASGLTIKQSLPAGTMAGFQTQGVTGLMPSGEALTKLLEGTGLSFRLDGTSTLVVGLRASADVSVTAQTTMPLSQFTEALTDTPQSITVVPQYIMKEQGISTLRDTLRNVPGISLAAGEGGAQGDSLTIRGFTARNDIFMDGIRDFGSYYRDSFNYEQVEVLEGPAGIEFGRGSTGGVINQESKRPTDSKFVTGTLQLGTDLTRRITVDVNRPLGHLPNGGGVAFRMNVMGDEANIAGRDVVENKRFGVAPSLAFGLGTTTRATVSWVHLGENDIPDYGIPWLLNKPAASKRSAYYGFRHSNFLNTHDDILTAKIEHDLDEHVSLRSVTRFANYPRNTQITEPQVCSNGAISTAPATYGQILAPTNIFNSALLCSYNNAANPTATDPATIMVNRNQITVKSVESDLWQQDSAILHFNIGHVAQSMVLGIEGGREMSNPTRFTFTGVPPATLLNPNEDLVFSGTKALNTITHVAADSGGVYFVDTMHLGRYIDVTGGIRYDYFYTQQRQYTASTTQNVFASRTDKKPSYRAAFVVKPTQHGSVYFDYGTSFNPSAESLSLSASTSVLPPEENETYEVGTKWDFLQEHLTVAGAAFRTVKDNARETSPSNALVTVLAGNQEVKGMQVSVTGRMPHDFNILSGYAYLDSKVIASQFFPNAIGAPLANVPKQTFNAWLTRGLLYRFVGGLGGNYVASRTASSTIPYVATAWTGTTPANAVVTAIGLKQVPGYWAFNAEVHRPINERFELQANVYNLLNRAFIDEPHPSHLVPGAGRSALFGVNYKF